One genomic window of Microbacterium testaceum StLB037 includes the following:
- a CDS encoding VOC family protein codes for MRQRITLVTLGVGELERAIAFYSALGWRPHPTSVEGEVAFFDVGGMVLALWDRRKLAEDSGVEDAGGWGGVTLAHNVGDAHEVDALLEQAVAAGATLARGGASTPWGGYSGVFIDPDGHPWEVAVNPGWPLDAEGRPQL; via the coding sequence ATGCGACAACGAATCACTCTCGTCACGCTCGGCGTCGGCGAGCTCGAGCGCGCCATCGCCTTCTACTCGGCACTCGGATGGCGCCCCCACCCGACCTCGGTCGAGGGCGAGGTGGCGTTCTTCGACGTCGGCGGCATGGTCCTCGCCCTGTGGGATCGGAGGAAGCTGGCCGAGGATTCCGGGGTCGAAGATGCCGGGGGATGGGGCGGAGTCACTCTCGCCCATAATGTGGGCGACGCACACGAGGTCGACGCGCTGCTGGAGCAGGCGGTCGCGGCGGGCGCGACGCTCGCACGTGGGGGAGCGTCGACGCCGTGGGGCGGCTACTCGGGCGTGTTCATCGATCCGGACGGGCACCCCTGGGAGGTCGCCGTCAACCCCGGATGGCCTCTGGATGCCGAGGGTCGACCGCAGCTCTGA
- the uvrA gene encoding excinuclease ABC subunit UvrA: MPIVPVVPAPSSAPSGSSGKLSVRGARVHNLKDVDLDIPRDSLVVFTGLSGSGKSSLAFDTIFAEGQRRYVESLSAYARQFLGQVDRPDVDFIEGLSPAVSIDQKSTNRNPRSTVGTITEIHDYMRLLWARIGVPHCPDCGARIQRQTVQQIADQLMELPERTRYQIVAPVVTQKKGEFVDLFKELSAKGYARAVVDGELVQLSEPPTLKKSYKHDIAVVVDRLVASGDNLSRVTDSVETAMGLAGGIMQVNYVDEEGDDAWQSFSEKLACPNGHPLQLTEIEPRTFSFNAPFGACPVCSGLGTRMSVDVDLMLGDEELSIRDGAILPWTTQGKGLFQYYERLLEGLSRDLGFSLDTPWKDLPHDVQQAVLRGENYKVTVKWKNRYGREMRYSSGFEGVVPYIERQYLQAESDAQRQRWSEYLREVPCAVCDGDRLKPEVLAVLVDNTSIAAASRMSLADAREFFSQLTLTDREATIAAAVLREIRARLDFLLQVGLNYLSLGRAAGTLSGGEAQRIRLATQIGSGLTGVLYVLDEPSIGLHQRDNRRLIQTLETLRDLGNTLIVVEHDEETIHAADWVVDIGPRAGVDGGNVVHSGPLAELLEDERSLTGAYLSGRRAIEAPKKRRKIDKKRQVTVVGARENNLQNVTVDFPLGVLTSVTGVSGSGKSTLVNGILYEVLASKLNGARRVPGKHTRVTGLDNLDKVVHVDQAPIGRTPRSNPATYTGVFDRIRSLFAETPEAKVRGYQAGRFSFNVKGGRCEACSGDGTLKIEMNFLPDVYVDCEVCHGKRYNRDTLSVHYKGKNIAEVLEMPISEAAEFFEPIQAIHRYLKTLVDVGLGYVRLGQSATTLSGGEAQRVKLATELQRRSNGRSIYVLDEPTTGLHFEDVSLLLKVLNGLVDKGNTVIVIEHNLDVIKSSDWVIDLGPEGGSGGGTIVATGTPEQVAKVEASHTGAFLAELLETGRTGTQRNTAEVDAVREPELAGQGV; the protein is encoded by the coding sequence GTGCCCATCGTTCCCGTCGTTCCCGCCCCTTCTTCGGCCCCTTCCGGCTCCAGCGGCAAGCTGAGTGTCCGTGGCGCTCGCGTCCACAACCTGAAGGACGTCGACCTCGACATCCCCCGTGATTCGCTCGTCGTCTTCACGGGTCTGTCGGGCTCGGGCAAGTCGAGCCTCGCGTTCGACACGATCTTCGCCGAGGGCCAGCGCCGGTATGTCGAGTCGCTGAGCGCGTACGCCCGTCAGTTCCTCGGGCAGGTCGATCGCCCGGATGTCGACTTCATCGAGGGCCTGAGCCCCGCGGTCTCGATCGACCAGAAGTCCACCAACCGCAACCCCCGGTCGACGGTCGGCACGATCACCGAGATCCACGACTACATGCGTCTGCTGTGGGCGCGTATCGGCGTGCCGCACTGCCCCGATTGCGGGGCGCGCATCCAGCGGCAGACCGTGCAGCAGATCGCCGACCAGCTCATGGAGCTGCCGGAGCGGACGCGGTACCAGATCGTCGCTCCCGTCGTCACGCAGAAGAAGGGCGAGTTCGTCGATCTGTTCAAGGAGCTGAGCGCGAAGGGCTACGCGCGCGCGGTCGTGGACGGCGAGCTCGTCCAGCTGTCCGAGCCGCCCACACTGAAGAAGAGCTACAAGCACGACATCGCCGTGGTGGTCGACCGGCTCGTGGCATCCGGTGACAACCTCAGCCGCGTGACCGACTCGGTCGAGACCGCCATGGGACTCGCCGGCGGCATCATGCAGGTCAACTACGTCGACGAAGAGGGCGACGACGCCTGGCAGTCGTTCTCCGAGAAGCTCGCCTGCCCCAACGGTCACCCGTTGCAGCTGACCGAGATCGAGCCGCGCACGTTCTCGTTCAACGCCCCCTTCGGCGCCTGCCCCGTCTGCTCGGGCCTCGGCACCCGGATGTCGGTCGACGTCGACCTGATGCTCGGCGACGAAGAGCTGTCCATCCGCGACGGGGCGATCCTGCCGTGGACCACTCAGGGCAAAGGCCTGTTCCAGTACTACGAGCGCCTGCTCGAGGGGCTCTCGCGCGACCTCGGCTTCTCGCTCGACACCCCCTGGAAAGACCTGCCCCACGACGTGCAGCAGGCGGTGCTGCGCGGCGAGAACTACAAGGTCACGGTCAAGTGGAAGAACCGCTACGGCCGCGAGATGCGGTACTCCTCGGGCTTCGAGGGCGTCGTGCCCTACATCGAGCGGCAGTACCTGCAGGCCGAGTCCGACGCGCAGCGTCAGCGCTGGTCGGAGTACCTCCGCGAGGTCCCGTGCGCCGTCTGCGACGGCGATCGTCTGAAGCCCGAAGTGCTCGCGGTGCTGGTCGACAACACCTCGATCGCGGCCGCCTCGCGCATGAGCCTCGCCGATGCGCGAGAGTTCTTCTCGCAGCTCACCCTCACCGACCGCGAGGCGACCATCGCCGCGGCCGTGCTGCGTGAGATCCGCGCCCGGCTCGACTTCCTCCTGCAGGTCGGTCTGAACTACCTGAGCCTCGGTCGCGCCGCCGGCACCCTGTCGGGAGGCGAGGCGCAGCGCATCCGACTCGCCACACAGATCGGTTCGGGGCTGACGGGCGTGCTGTACGTCCTCGACGAACCGTCGATCGGTCTGCACCAGCGCGACAACCGTCGTCTCATCCAGACGCTCGAGACCCTGCGCGACCTCGGCAACACGCTCATCGTCGTCGAGCACGACGAGGAGACCATCCACGCGGCCGACTGGGTGGTCGACATCGGCCCGCGCGCCGGCGTCGACGGCGGAAACGTCGTCCACTCCGGGCCGCTCGCCGAGCTGCTCGAGGACGAACGTTCGCTGACGGGTGCCTACCTCTCGGGCCGGCGCGCGATCGAGGCGCCGAAGAAGCGCCGCAAGATCGACAAGAAGCGTCAGGTCACGGTCGTGGGCGCGCGTGAGAACAACCTGCAGAACGTCACGGTCGACTTCCCGCTCGGCGTGCTGACGTCGGTGACCGGCGTGAGCGGTTCGGGCAAATCGACGCTGGTGAACGGCATCCTGTACGAAGTCCTCGCCTCCAAGCTCAACGGCGCACGGCGCGTGCCCGGCAAGCACACGCGCGTCACGGGTCTCGACAACCTCGACAAGGTCGTGCACGTCGACCAGGCGCCGATCGGACGCACGCCGCGCTCCAACCCGGCGACCTACACCGGGGTGTTCGACCGCATCCGCAGCCTCTTCGCCGAGACGCCCGAGGCGAAGGTGCGCGGCTACCAGGCCGGACGCTTCAGCTTCAACGTCAAGGGCGGGCGCTGCGAAGCGTGCTCGGGCGACGGCACGCTCAAGATCGAGATGAACTTCCTGCCCGACGTGTACGTCGACTGCGAGGTCTGCCACGGCAAGCGGTACAACCGCGACACCCTCTCGGTGCACTACAAGGGCAAGAACATCGCCGAAGTGCTCGAGATGCCGATCTCGGAGGCCGCGGAGTTCTTCGAGCCGATCCAGGCGATCCACCGTTACCTCAAGACCCTCGTGGACGTGGGCCTCGGCTACGTGCGCCTCGGTCAGTCGGCCACGACGCTCTCGGGCGGCGAGGCGCAGCGCGTCAAGCTCGCGACCGAGCTCCAGCGCCGCAGCAACGGCCGCTCCATCTACGTGCTCGACGAGCCGACGACGGGTCTGCACTTCGAAGACGTCTCGCTGCTGCTCAAGGTGCTGAACGGTCTGGTCGACAAGGGCAACACCGTCATCGTCATCGAGCACAACCTCGACGTGATCAAGAGCTCGGACTGGGTCATCGACCTCGGACCCGAGGGCGGCTCGGGCGGCGGCACGATCGTCGCCACCGGGACGCCCGAGCAGGTCGCCAAGGTGGAGGCGAGCCACACCGGCGCCTTCCTGGCCGAGCTCCTCGAGACCGGTCGCACCGGGACGCAGCGCAACACGGCTGAGGTCGACGCCGTCCGAGAGCCGGAGCTGGCCGGCCAGGGGGTCTGA
- a CDS encoding MarR family winged helix-turn-helix transcriptional regulator produces the protein MDDLLKLENQVCFALVTAARNVVSIYRPVLEPLGLTHPQYLVMLALWEEAPRSLGALASELAMEPATLSPLVKRLEAQGRVVRTRRADDERVLDIALTEEGAALRAAALEVPGKIMARVGIDEDALVALRDGLAPFAGPPRA, from the coding sequence ATGGACGATCTGCTCAAGTTGGAGAACCAGGTGTGCTTCGCCCTGGTCACGGCGGCGCGCAATGTCGTGTCGATCTATCGCCCCGTGCTCGAACCGTTGGGGCTGACCCATCCTCAGTACCTCGTGATGCTGGCGCTGTGGGAGGAGGCCCCGCGTTCGCTCGGCGCTCTGGCGTCCGAGCTCGCCATGGAGCCGGCCACCCTGTCTCCGCTCGTGAAGCGACTCGAAGCGCAGGGTCGAGTGGTGCGCACGCGCCGCGCGGACGACGAGCGCGTGCTCGACATCGCTTTGACCGAAGAGGGCGCTGCTCTGCGCGCGGCGGCGCTAGAGGTGCCCGGGAAGATCATGGCCCGCGTCGGAATCGATGAGGACGCCCTGGTCGCTCTGCGCGACGGCCTCGCCCCGTTCGCGGGCCCTCCTCGCGCCTGA